Genomic window (Fodinibius salicampi):
GACCGTTTCGATATTTCCAGTATTGCATTCGGCATTCGTAATGTAGATGATCCGGTACAGGCTCTTAAAGAGATGGGGCGGGTTGTCAAGCCCGGTGGCACGGTAGTGGTTCTGGAATTCGGTCAGCCGAAAGGATTGCTAAAATATCCTTATGAGCTTTATAGCCAATATATTATGCCCACAGTAGGCGGGTGGATTAGTGGAAATCGGGAAGCCTACTCTTATCTGCCCAGAACGAGTGCTAAATTTCCGGCTGGCAATGAGTTCATTTCATTGATGAAAGAATCTGGTGCTTTTACTTCTCAGATGTTCGAAAAGCTAACCGGCGGCATTGCCTATGTATATGTGGGTACTGTGAAATAAAAATGTGTATATTAAATCCTAAATTTTACTACGAAAAACATCTTTTATCATGTCAGTAATGCAAATTGAAGCAATTAAAAAAGTATTACCACATCGTTATCCGTTCTTATTGGTAGATCGCGTTTTAGAACTGGAAGAAAAACGCATCCTAGCCTATAAAAATGTTACGGTAAACGAGGACTTCTTTAACGGTCATTTCCCGGAAAAACCATTGATGCCGGGCGTATTGCAGGTAGAAGCCTTGGCACAAACAGGTTGCATAATGTTAACTGAAAATCATATTG
Coding sequences:
- the fabZ gene encoding 3-hydroxyacyl-ACP dehydratase FabZ, with the translated sequence MSVMQIEAIKKVLPHRYPFLLVDRVLELEEKRILAYKNVTVNEDFFNGHFPEKPLMPGVLQVEALAQTGCIMLTENHIENPDESLIVFTNINQAKFRKSVVPGDQLMMEVFLTNRRRNFTTMEGTARVNDKVVCELEATSAIVPKEDE
- the ubiE gene encoding bifunctional demethylmenaquinone methyltransferase/2-methoxy-6-polyprenyl-1,4-benzoquinol methylase UbiE, yielding MSEKVRKMFADIADDYDRVNSILSFGVHHIWRNRAVQLSGAREGDNVLDCATGTGDLALKFKESVGDSGSVLGTDFCKEMIEHAPEKAREHNLEVEFEVADAMNLPYENDRFDISSIAFGIRNVDDPVQALKEMGRVVKPGGTVVVLEFGQPKGLLKYPYELYSQYIMPTVGGWISGNREAYSYLPRTSAKFPAGNEFISLMKESGAFTSQMFEKLTGGIAYVYVGTVK